The Micromonospora sp. NBC_01740 genome includes a window with the following:
- a CDS encoding AAA family ATPase yields the protein MRRLGEALGRHTGAPGPVHLADWASAVDALLALGRDRPVTVVVDEFPYLARASRDLPSVIQHALTPGRAERTASRTRLLLCGSALSFMGGLLAGSAPLRGRAGLELPVAPLDYRSAAAFWGFDDPLLAAQVFAIVGGTPAYRREYVQDDTPDGRDDFDDWVVRAVLNPARPLFREARYLVALGESPLGDGPRPLLAIGAVKWGRLLGRPHLDRLERARELLVARPGLDARGARLLLASAEGFTAELRQLAAHRPDVVLVDPDRLYSGA from the coding sequence TTGCGGCGTCTGGGCGAGGCGCTCGGTCGGCACACGGGCGCTCCCGGGCCGGTGCACCTCGCGGACTGGGCGAGCGCGGTCGACGCACTGCTGGCCCTCGGCCGGGACCGCCCGGTCACGGTGGTGGTCGACGAGTTCCCCTACCTGGCTCGGGCGAGCCGGGACCTGCCGTCGGTGATCCAGCACGCGCTCACCCCCGGCCGGGCCGAGCGCACCGCCTCCCGTACCCGTCTCCTGCTGTGTGGTTCGGCGCTCTCGTTCATGGGCGGGCTGCTGGCCGGCTCCGCGCCGCTGCGCGGGCGAGCCGGGCTGGAGTTGCCCGTCGCGCCCCTGGACTACCGGTCGGCCGCGGCGTTCTGGGGATTCGACGATCCGTTGCTCGCCGCCCAGGTGTTCGCCATCGTCGGAGGCACGCCGGCCTACCGCCGCGAGTACGTGCAGGACGACACGCCCGACGGGCGGGACGACTTCGACGACTGGGTCGTGCGGGCGGTCCTCAATCCTGCCCGCCCGCTGTTCCGCGAGGCGCGCTACCTCGTCGCCCTCGGCGAGTCGCCGCTCGGGGACGGTCCGCGTCCCCTGCTCGCCATCGGCGCAGTCAAGTGGGGCCGGCTGCTCGGCCGGCCCCACCTGGATCGACTGGAGCGGGCGCGCGAGCTGCTCGTCGCCCGCCCCGGGCTCGACGCGCGCGGCGCGCGGCTGCTGCTGGCCAGCGCCGAGGGATTCACCGCCGAACTGCGGCAGCTCGCCGCCCACCGACCCGATGTGGTGCTGGTCGATCCTGACCGGCTCTACTCCGGCGCGTAG
- a CDS encoding MarR family winged helix-turn-helix transcriptional regulator, which yields MATADPDRPGFLLPLLLLAGFRTLIDDLHAELARQGHPELRPLHGFVLQAVGADGTTATELGQRLGVSKQAAGKTVDRLVALGYLERADDPRDARRKLVRATPHGLDGLRRSAAVFDQLRQRWAATLGPDRVAALEDDLRAVTPANPFRLDVPGWFGG from the coding sequence GTGGCAACGGCTGACCCCGACCGGCCCGGCTTCCTGCTGCCCCTGCTGCTGCTGGCCGGCTTCCGTACGCTCATCGACGACCTGCACGCGGAGCTGGCCCGGCAGGGGCACCCGGAGCTGCGACCGCTGCACGGCTTCGTCCTCCAGGCCGTCGGCGCCGACGGCACCACCGCCACCGAGCTGGGCCAGCGGCTCGGCGTCTCCAAGCAGGCGGCCGGCAAGACGGTGGACCGGCTCGTCGCCCTCGGCTACCTGGAGCGCGCCGACGACCCGCGCGACGCCCGGCGCAAGCTGGTCCGGGCGACCCCGCACGGCCTGGACGGCCTGCGCCGCTCGGCGGCCGTCTTCGACCAGCTCCGGCAGCGGTGGGCCGCCACGCTCGGCCCCGACCGGGTCGCCGCCCTGGAGGACGATCTGCGCGCGGTCACCCCGGCCAACCCGTTCCGCCTCGACGTGCCCGGCTGGTTCGGCGGCTGA
- a CDS encoding carboxymuconolactone decarboxylase family protein, translating to MPPFTAHTADTAPAAARPTIEGVRRRLGHLPAAVGLMAESPELLTGFLTVNGIFEKCALDPVEREVVVMTVATRNECHLCVAMHTAALTRHGATPELVDALRAGTPLPDDRLEALRCFTLAVLDHRGAVPEDGTAAFLAAGYQPRHALDVVLGVGTYTISTLANRLTSAPLDEPLAAYAWKPAAR from the coding sequence GTGCCCCCGTTCACCGCGCACACCGCCGACACCGCACCCGCCGCCGCCCGGCCGACCATCGAGGGCGTACGCCGCAGGCTCGGGCACCTGCCCGCCGCCGTCGGCCTGATGGCCGAGTCCCCGGAGCTGCTCACCGGCTTCCTCACCGTCAACGGCATCTTCGAGAAGTGCGCCCTCGACCCGGTCGAGCGGGAGGTCGTCGTCATGACGGTCGCCACCCGCAACGAGTGCCACCTCTGCGTCGCCATGCACACCGCCGCCCTCACCCGGCACGGCGCGACGCCCGAGCTGGTCGACGCGCTGCGCGCCGGCACGCCGCTGCCCGACGACCGGCTGGAGGCGCTGCGGTGCTTCACCCTCGCCGTGCTCGACCACCGGGGCGCGGTGCCCGAGGACGGGACCGCCGCCTTCCTGGCCGCCGGCTACCAGCCCCGGCACGCCCTGGACGTGGTGCTCGGCGTCGGCACGTACACCATCTCCACTCTCGCCAACCGGCTCACCAGCGCCCCGCTCGACGAGCCCCTGGCCGCGTACGCCTGGAAGCCGGCCGCCCGCTGA
- a CDS encoding menaquinone biosynthesis decarboxylase translates to MAARGFPYTDLKDFLAALERAGELRRVSAPVDPTLEISEIVTRTVRADGPALLFERPTRGEMPVVINLFGTEKRMAMALGVESLDEVGERIGNMLKPELPVGLSGMMDGLGKVRQLTSMPPKKVRTAPCQQVVYRGDDVDLDRLPGLQVWPGDGGIFHNFGLTHTKHPETGKRNLGLYRLQQHSRNSIGMHWQIHKNSTAHHAVAERLGQRLPVAIAIGTDPAVAYSASAPLPADIDEYLFAGYLRGERVEMVDCLTVPLQVPAHAQIVLEGYIEPGERLPEGPFGDHTGFYTPVEPFPVMHIECMTTQRDPVYHTIVTSQPPQEDHGLGKATERIFAPLLRFLIPDIVDYDLPAAGVFHNCAIVSIRKRYPKHAQKVMNAIWGAHMMSLTKLIVIVDEDCDVHDYNEVAFRAFGNVDYARDLLLTEGPVDHLDHASYQQFWGGKAGVDATRKLPAEGYTRGWPEEMRMAPEVVSLVDKRWKEYGI, encoded by the coding sequence ATGGCGGCTCGTGGCTTCCCGTACACCGATCTCAAGGACTTCCTCGCGGCGCTGGAGCGCGCGGGCGAGCTGCGGCGGGTGAGCGCGCCGGTCGATCCCACCCTGGAGATCAGCGAGATCGTCACCCGGACGGTCCGCGCGGACGGGCCGGCGCTGCTCTTCGAGCGGCCCACCCGGGGCGAGATGCCGGTGGTGATCAACCTCTTCGGCACCGAGAAGCGGATGGCGATGGCGCTCGGCGTCGAGTCGCTGGACGAGGTCGGCGAGCGGATCGGCAACATGCTCAAGCCGGAGCTGCCGGTGGGTCTCTCCGGGATGATGGACGGCCTCGGCAAGGTCAGGCAGCTCACGTCGATGCCACCGAAGAAGGTCAGGACCGCCCCCTGCCAGCAGGTGGTCTACCGGGGCGACGACGTCGACCTGGACCGGCTGCCGGGGTTGCAGGTCTGGCCGGGTGACGGCGGGATCTTCCACAACTTCGGGCTGACCCACACGAAGCACCCGGAGACCGGCAAGCGCAACCTGGGGCTGTACCGGTTGCAGCAGCACTCGCGGAACAGCATCGGCATGCACTGGCAGATCCACAAGAACTCCACGGCGCACCACGCGGTCGCCGAGCGGCTCGGCCAGCGCCTGCCGGTGGCGATCGCCATCGGCACCGACCCGGCGGTGGCGTACTCGGCCAGCGCGCCGCTCCCCGCCGACATCGACGAATACCTGTTCGCCGGGTACCTGCGCGGCGAGCGGGTCGAGATGGTGGACTGCCTGACCGTCCCGTTGCAGGTGCCGGCGCACGCGCAGATCGTCCTGGAGGGCTACATCGAGCCGGGTGAGCGGCTCCCGGAGGGTCCGTTCGGCGACCACACCGGCTTCTACACCCCGGTGGAGCCCTTCCCGGTGATGCACATCGAGTGCATGACCACGCAGCGCGACCCGGTCTACCACACGATCGTCACGTCGCAGCCGCCCCAGGAGGACCACGGCCTCGGCAAGGCCACCGAGCGGATCTTCGCGCCGCTGCTGCGCTTCCTGATCCCGGACATCGTCGACTACGACCTGCCCGCCGCCGGGGTCTTCCACAACTGTGCGATCGTGTCGATCCGCAAGCGCTACCCGAAGCACGCCCAGAAGGTCATGAACGCGATCTGGGGCGCGCACATGATGTCGCTGACCAAGCTGATCGTGATCGTCGACGAGGACTGCGACGTGCACGACTACAACGAGGTCGCCTTCCGCGCCTTCGGCAACGTCGACTACGCCCGGGACCTGCTGCTCACCGAGGGCCCGGTGGACCACCTCGACCACGCTTCCTACCAGCAGTTCTGGGGCGGCAAGGCGGGCGTCGACGCGACCCGCAAGCTGCCCGCGGAGGGCTACACCCGGGGCTGGCCGGAGGAGATGCGGATGGCCCCCGAGGTCGTCTCCCTGGTCGACAAGCGCTGGAAGGAGTACGGCATCTGA
- the mqnP gene encoding menaquinone biosynthesis prenyltransferase MqnP, whose amino-acid sequence MATAVEPVQRPGRVKSFLKLVAIEHSVFALPFAYLSALTAMQVDGGRVRWLDLLLITVAMVGARTFAMAANRILDRRIDARNPRTASRELVTGAVSVRTAWTGAAVALVVFLAAAALLNPLCLVLAPLAVVPLVVYPYGKRFTNWPHAILAVAQAVGPVGAWLGVTGTLDGSWPAWLLGVAVGLWIGGFDLIYACQDAEVDRQIGVHSVPARYGLRFALHASTVAHVVTFALFVWFGALVGFGWLWWVGLALTAVAFGYQHLVVSPTDLSKVNRAFFTANGFVGIALFVFALLDLVVRLGLRA is encoded by the coding sequence ATGGCCACCGCCGTCGAACCGGTGCAGCGACCGGGCCGGGTGAAGTCCTTCCTCAAGCTGGTGGCGATCGAGCACTCCGTGTTCGCGCTGCCGTTCGCGTACCTGTCGGCGCTCACCGCCATGCAGGTCGACGGCGGGCGGGTCCGGTGGCTGGACCTGCTGCTGATCACCGTGGCGATGGTCGGCGCGCGGACGTTCGCGATGGCCGCCAACCGGATCCTGGACCGGCGGATCGACGCGCGGAACCCGCGTACCGCCTCCCGGGAGCTGGTCACCGGGGCGGTCAGCGTGCGGACGGCCTGGACCGGCGCGGCGGTCGCGCTCGTGGTCTTCCTCGCCGCCGCCGCCCTGCTCAACCCGCTCTGCCTGGTGCTCGCGCCGCTCGCCGTGGTGCCGCTGGTCGTCTACCCGTACGGCAAGCGGTTCACCAACTGGCCGCACGCGATCCTGGCCGTCGCCCAGGCCGTCGGCCCGGTCGGCGCCTGGCTGGGCGTCACCGGCACCCTCGACGGCTCCTGGCCGGCGTGGCTGCTGGGCGTGGCCGTCGGCCTCTGGATCGGCGGGTTCGACCTGATCTACGCCTGCCAGGACGCCGAGGTGGACCGGCAGATCGGTGTGCACAGCGTGCCGGCCCGCTACGGGCTGCGGTTCGCGCTGCACGCCTCCACCGTCGCGCACGTGGTGACGTTCGCGCTGTTCGTCTGGTTCGGGGCGCTGGTCGGCTTCGGCTGGCTCTGGTGGGTGGGTCTGGCGCTGACCGCCGTCGCCTTCGGCTACCAGCACCTGGTGGTCAGCCCGACCGACCTGAGCAAGGTCAACCGGGCCTTCTTCACCGCCAACGGCTTCGTCGGCATCGCGCTGTTCGTCTTCGCCCTGCTCGACCTGGTCGTCCGCCTCGGCCTGCGCGCCTGA
- a CDS encoding terpene synthase family protein: MTGEVLWSLRSECPIPPRLSPHADRVQKWLVGDLLPGLGLATDDAAPQRLAHAGVARYAGRLYPGATEADLRALTALFTWFFLVDDACDRPGRLDADQIRALRAGALTLLHAGPRLRHAGLTGPLRRLLVHAWREPRRRMPARWRLRFTEAVADHLDGTWREAANKAAGRRPGVAEYVALRRATSAAYVSYPLVEFVTGRPLPDPVHHHPLLREIADTGNDLLSWYNDLASLERDEATSGGHNLVLATAAEQRVPVETAVGLTAERWRASMRRFVELRAGVPSFGPALDQAVTDHLDGVANAVRATVDWTLESTRYGGGGGGLVDAAAGGGAPS, from the coding sequence ATGACCGGCGAGGTCCTCTGGTCGCTACGGTCGGAGTGCCCCATCCCGCCCCGGCTCTCGCCGCACGCCGACCGGGTGCAGAAGTGGCTGGTCGGCGACCTGCTGCCGGGCCTCGGCCTGGCGACTGACGACGCGGCGCCGCAACGGCTGGCGCACGCCGGCGTCGCCCGGTACGCCGGCCGGCTCTACCCCGGCGCCACCGAGGCCGACCTGCGGGCGCTGACGGCCCTGTTCACCTGGTTCTTCCTGGTCGACGACGCGTGCGACCGGCCGGGCCGGCTCGACGCCGACCAGATCCGGGCGCTGCGCGCCGGCGCGCTCACCCTGCTGCACGCCGGTCCCCGGCTCCGGCACGCCGGCCTGACCGGGCCGCTGAGGCGGCTGCTGGTGCACGCGTGGCGGGAGCCGCGCCGTCGGATGCCGGCTCGCTGGCGGCTGCGCTTCACCGAGGCCGTCGCCGACCATCTCGACGGCACGTGGCGGGAGGCGGCGAACAAGGCGGCCGGCCGTCGCCCCGGCGTCGCCGAGTACGTCGCGCTGCGGCGCGCCACCTCCGCCGCGTACGTGTCGTATCCGCTGGTGGAGTTCGTCACCGGCCGCCCGCTGCCCGACCCGGTCCACCACCACCCGCTGCTGCGGGAGATCGCCGACACCGGCAACGACCTGCTCTCCTGGTACAACGACCTCGCCTCGCTGGAGCGTGACGAGGCCACCTCCGGCGGGCACAACCTGGTGCTCGCGACGGCGGCCGAGCAGCGGGTGCCGGTGGAGACCGCGGTCGGCCTGACGGCCGAGCGCTGGCGGGCGTCGATGCGGCGCTTCGTCGAGCTGCGCGCCGGGGTGCCGTCGTTCGGCCCGGCGCTGGACCAGGCGGTCACCGACCACCTCGACGGGGTGGCGAACGCCGTCCGGGCCACCGTCGACTGGACCCTGGAGAGCACCCGCTACGGCGGCGGAGGAGGCGGCCTCGTCGACGCTGCCGCCGGCGGAGGGGCCCCTTCCTGA
- a CDS encoding UbiX family flavin prenyltransferase, whose translation MREPWVVGVSGASGTPYAAAVVRALLDAGEPVDLIVSRAARLTVLDETGRPFRDAHWADDLAAWLGRDLAGADVRHWPAGDLAAGPSSGSYRVRGMAVVPASTAACAGIAIGLSKDLLQRAAEVNLKERRPVVVVPRETPVTRSHLEHLIALHDAGAVVLPASPGFYGAGAAASAPQLVDFVAGKVLDALGVPHTLFRRWSGELGAVRE comes from the coding sequence ATGCGCGAACCATGGGTGGTCGGAGTCTCCGGGGCGTCCGGCACGCCGTACGCGGCGGCCGTCGTGCGGGCGCTGCTCGACGCCGGCGAGCCGGTGGACCTGATCGTCTCCCGGGCCGCCCGGCTGACCGTCCTCGACGAGACCGGACGCCCGTTCCGGGACGCACACTGGGCCGACGACCTCGCCGCCTGGCTGGGCCGCGACCTCGCGGGAGCCGACGTGCGGCACTGGCCCGCCGGCGACCTGGCCGCCGGCCCGAGCAGCGGCTCCTACCGGGTACGCGGGATGGCGGTGGTCCCGGCGAGCACGGCGGCCTGCGCCGGCATCGCGATCGGGCTCTCCAAGGACCTGTTGCAGCGGGCCGCCGAGGTCAACCTCAAGGAGCGCCGGCCGGTGGTGGTGGTGCCCCGGGAGACGCCGGTGACCCGCAGCCACCTGGAGCATCTGATCGCGCTGCACGACGCCGGAGCGGTGGTGCTGCCGGCCAGTCCCGGCTTCTACGGCGCCGGGGCGGCGGCCTCCGCCCCGCAGCTCGTCGACTTCGTGGCCGGCAAGGTGCTGGACGCCCTCGGCGTACCGCACACGCTGTTCCGTCGCTGGTCGGGTGAGCTGGGCGCGGTGCGGGAGTGA
- a CDS encoding BldC family transcriptional regulator codes for MDTGDRLLTPGEVAALFRVDPKTVTRWAAAGRIGSIRTPGGHRRFRESEVRALLEGEGMLDEAEDVGKPRNAGPATSTGPGPANAGMY; via the coding sequence GTGGACACTGGAGATCGCCTGCTGACACCGGGTGAAGTTGCCGCGCTGTTTCGGGTTGACCCGAAGACTGTGACGCGATGGGCAGCGGCGGGCCGGATAGGCAGCATCCGGACTCCAGGCGGGCATCGCCGGTTTCGGGAATCCGAGGTGCGGGCCCTGCTTGAGGGGGAGGGCATGTTGGACGAGGCGGAAGACGTCGGCAAGCCGCGTAACGCGGGGCCGGCCACCTCGACCGGGCCGGGCCCGGCCAACGCCGGCATGTACTGA
- a CDS encoding Lrp/AsnC family transcriptional regulator, producing the protein MDAIDLSLVELLRGNARLSYAELARQVGLSAPAVHERVGKLESSGVIRAYRAEVEPEAIGFAVTALIGIVEDSGGDTDDVLEAFRQMPEIESCYFMAGVESFLLKARVGTIAELERLIVRLNRTPGVASTRTGIALSTKWENRPQAPVPPAT; encoded by the coding sequence GTGGACGCCATCGACCTGAGCCTCGTGGAGCTGCTACGCGGCAACGCCCGCCTGTCCTACGCCGAGCTGGCCCGGCAGGTCGGCCTCTCCGCGCCCGCCGTGCACGAGCGGGTCGGCAAGCTGGAGTCCAGCGGCGTGATCCGGGCCTACCGGGCGGAGGTGGAGCCCGAGGCGATCGGCTTCGCCGTCACCGCACTCATCGGGATCGTCGAGGACTCCGGCGGCGACACCGACGACGTGCTGGAGGCCTTCCGGCAGATGCCCGAGATCGAGTCCTGCTACTTCATGGCCGGCGTCGAGTCGTTCCTGCTCAAGGCCAGGGTCGGCACCATCGCCGAGCTGGAGCGGCTCATCGTGCGGCTGAACCGGACCCCGGGCGTCGCCTCCACCCGGACCGGCATCGCCCTCTCCACGAAGTGGGAGAACCGGCCACAGGCCCCGGTGCCTCCCGCCACCTGA
- a CDS encoding SDR family NAD(P)-dependent oxidoreductase translates to MTKPAPGTAVVTGATGGLGRAIAAALHADGWPVLLTDHDDQAVARAAAPLGGWSRRLDVRDSDACAAVAAEAAGRGGLGLWVNNAGILVTGPSWEHDAATRRRVVEVNALGAMNGTLAALAVMRGQGHGHVVNVVSLAGLVAAPGETVYAASKHALVAFSIGTLADLRLAGHRGVHVSCLCPDGIWTPMLHDRLDDPGAAASFTGTLLTPERVARRAARLARRPRPVVSVPRWRGAQVRLLDALPGVAVRLAPLILAAGRAGQRRQRRRIGAGPQ, encoded by the coding sequence ATGACGAAGCCAGCCCCTGGGACGGCGGTGGTCACCGGCGCGACCGGCGGCCTCGGCCGCGCCATCGCCGCCGCGCTGCACGCCGACGGCTGGCCGGTGCTCCTCACCGACCACGACGACCAGGCGGTGGCCCGTGCCGCCGCCCCGCTGGGCGGCTGGTCGCGCCGGCTGGACGTACGCGACTCCGACGCCTGCGCCGCCGTCGCCGCCGAGGCCGCCGGCCGGGGCGGGCTCGGCCTCTGGGTGAACAACGCGGGGATCCTCGTCACCGGCCCCTCGTGGGAGCACGACGCGGCGACCCGTCGCCGGGTGGTCGAGGTCAACGCCCTCGGCGCGATGAACGGCACCCTTGCCGCCCTGGCCGTCATGCGGGGACAGGGGCACGGGCACGTGGTCAACGTCGTGTCGCTGGCCGGCCTGGTGGCCGCGCCCGGCGAGACCGTCTATGCGGCCAGCAAGCACGCCCTCGTCGCGTTCAGCATCGGCACCCTCGCCGACCTGCGGCTGGCCGGGCACCGGGGCGTACACGTGTCGTGCCTGTGCCCGGACGGGATCTGGACGCCGATGCTGCACGACCGGCTCGACGACCCGGGCGCTGCGGCCTCCTTCACCGGGACGCTGCTGACCCCCGAGCGGGTGGCCCGGCGGGCCGCGCGGCTGGCCCGGCGGCCCCGCCCGGTGGTCAGCGTCCCCCGCTGGCGCGGCGCGCAGGTCCGGCTCCTCGACGCGCTGCCCGGCGTCGCCGTGCGCCTCGCCCCGCTGATCCTCGCGGCCGGCAGGGCCGGGCAGCGCCGCCAGCGCCGGCGGATCGGGGCCGGTCCGCAGTGA
- a CDS encoding PLP-dependent cysteine synthase family protein produces MTHIDRCDEASRRWVTEAIAAVEADANRSADTHLLPFPLPRSWGIDLYLKDESVHPTGSLKHRLARSLFLYGLCNGWIGPETTIVEASSGSTAVSEAYFARMLGLPFIAVMPASTSPEKIVQIEFQGGRCHLVDDPAKVVVEARWLAEDSGGHFMDQFTYAERATDWRGNNNIAESIYAQLALERHPVPAWVVVGAGTGGTSATIGRYARYQRLPTKLCVVDPENSAFYPAWQAADWSVRTGRGSRIEGIGRPTVEASFVPSVVDRMVQVPDAASLAAMRAGSAVLGRRVGGSTGTNLWGAFGLIAELLAEGRTGSVVTLICDAGDRYADTYYSDDWLAAQGLDLTPHLATVERFLSTGTWPA; encoded by the coding sequence GTGACTCACATCGACCGGTGCGACGAGGCCAGCCGGCGCTGGGTGACCGAGGCGATCGCCGCCGTGGAGGCGGACGCCAACCGCTCCGCCGACACCCACCTGCTGCCGTTCCCGCTGCCCCGGTCGTGGGGGATCGACCTCTACCTCAAGGACGAGTCGGTGCACCCGACCGGCTCGCTGAAGCACCGGCTGGCCCGTTCGCTCTTCCTCTACGGGCTGTGCAACGGCTGGATCGGCCCGGAGACCACGATCGTGGAGGCGTCGTCCGGCTCGACGGCGGTCTCCGAGGCGTACTTCGCGCGGATGCTGGGGCTGCCGTTCATCGCGGTGATGCCCGCCTCCACCTCGCCGGAGAAGATCGTCCAGATCGAGTTCCAGGGTGGCCGCTGCCACCTCGTCGACGACCCGGCCAAGGTGGTCGTGGAGGCCCGCTGGCTGGCGGAGGACTCCGGCGGGCACTTCATGGACCAGTTCACCTACGCCGAGCGCGCCACCGACTGGCGGGGCAACAACAACATCGCCGAGTCGATCTACGCGCAGCTCGCCCTGGAACGGCACCCGGTGCCGGCGTGGGTCGTGGTGGGCGCCGGCACGGGCGGCACCAGCGCCACCATCGGCCGGTACGCCCGCTACCAGCGGCTGCCCACCAAGTTGTGCGTGGTCGACCCGGAGAACTCCGCGTTCTATCCCGCCTGGCAGGCCGCCGACTGGTCGGTGCGCACCGGGCGGGGCTCCCGCATCGAGGGCATCGGCCGGCCGACCGTCGAGGCGTCGTTCGTGCCGTCGGTGGTGGACCGGATGGTCCAGGTCCCCGACGCCGCCTCGCTGGCCGCCATGCGCGCCGGCTCGGCCGTGCTCGGCCGCCGGGTGGGCGGCTCGACCGGCACCAACCTGTGGGGCGCCTTCGGGCTGATCGCGGAGCTGCTCGCCGAGGGCCGCACCGGCTCGGTGGTCACCCTGATCTGCGACGCCGGCGACCGCTACGCCGACACCTACTACTCCGACGACTGGCTGGCCGCCCAGGGACTGGACCTCACCCCGCACCTGGCGACCGTCGAGCGCTTCCTCAGCACGGGCACCTGGCCGGCCTGA
- a CDS encoding putative glycolipid-binding domain-containing protein translates to MPKSLFWTRTDTAGAEHALFDDGRGLTARGTLTAVDPIPYTCRYQLATDPEWATLRVEVEAEGTGWLRSVRLERATDGWRVTTAEQGDLDAALRAAGHPPVGLPGTDDPDRLAGAVDVDLGGAALFNALPVRRLGLPRAAADTPHRIDVAWVLVPSLLVVPAEQVYTPLGPGRVRFTSDTFTADIDLDGDGYVVRYPGLAERVDPR, encoded by the coding sequence ATGCCGAAGTCGCTCTTCTGGACCCGGACGGACACCGCCGGCGCGGAGCACGCGCTGTTCGACGACGGCCGTGGACTGACGGCGCGGGGCACGCTCACGGCCGTCGACCCGATCCCCTACACCTGCCGCTACCAGCTCGCCACCGACCCCGAGTGGGCCACCCTCCGCGTCGAGGTCGAGGCGGAGGGCACCGGGTGGCTGCGGAGCGTACGCCTGGAGCGGGCGACCGACGGGTGGCGGGTGACCACCGCCGAGCAGGGTGACCTGGACGCGGCGCTGCGGGCGGCCGGCCACCCGCCGGTCGGGCTTCCCGGCACCGACGACCCGGACCGGCTGGCCGGGGCGGTGGACGTCGACCTCGGCGGGGCGGCGCTGTTCAACGCGCTACCGGTGCGCCGGCTCGGGCTGCCCCGCGCCGCGGCCGACACCCCGCACCGGATCGACGTCGCCTGGGTGCTGGTGCCCAGTCTGCTGGTGGTGCCCGCCGAGCAGGTCTACACCCCGCTCGGCCCCGGCCGGGTCCGCTTCACCAGCGACACCTTCACCGCCGACATCGACCTCGACGGCGACGGCTACGTGGTGCGCTACCCCGGGCTGGCCGAGCGCGTCGACCCGCGCTGA